One bacterium genomic window, ATATCCTTTATATCAATAATTACACCTTATTTTTGGACTTTAAAATTATGCTAAGAACTTTATTAGTTATTTTAAGAAAACAAGGGGCACGATAGATTTTGGGTAACTATTCACCGCAGAGACGCAGAGGAACAGAGAAAAAAGGATTTAAATTAGATTGTGGATACCGGATAGATCTTTTAGTTGAAGAAAAAGTTATCGTAGAATTAAAAGCAGTCGAGCAACTAC contains:
- a CDS encoding GxxExxY protein, with amino-acid sequence MGNYSPQRRRGTEKKGFKLDCGYRIDLLVEEKVIVELKAVEQL